A single Paratractidigestivibacter faecalis DNA region contains:
- a CDS encoding peptidoglycan-binding domain-containing protein, with protein sequence MEPIKEGASGGAVEDIQERLGSLGYTIDATERDEKTFGRSTATAVARFRLDHGLTLGDAVDAATWSALVDESYQLGDRTLYLRLPNFHGRDVRQLQERLNILGFSCGEVDGFYGAHTEAAVKLFQESVGTLADGMAFPDTFDAIERLKHVWGGKPANGPHPTGDMGFARAANVLETFRISVTADDPISRNVAGRVFNLAHATSDACGLELIDSVDAAGADTQAIILLSSAEHPLEEAPSMGAVVLDDTDTLPRRLRTALQGAREVPPVVRIDLPVGKDAGDGTFTISDAQTFAVLLLDAICAAFDGLTL encoded by the coding sequence ATGGAACCAATCAAGGAAGGCGCTTCCGGCGGCGCCGTCGAGGACATTCAGGAGCGCCTCGGCTCCCTTGGTTACACGATTGATGCCACGGAGCGCGACGAGAAGACCTTCGGGCGCTCCACGGCGACCGCCGTCGCCCGCTTCAGGCTGGACCACGGCCTCACGCTGGGCGACGCAGTTGACGCCGCCACCTGGTCCGCGCTTGTCGACGAGTCCTACCAGCTGGGCGACCGCACGCTCTACCTGCGCCTTCCCAACTTTCACGGCAGGGACGTCCGCCAGCTCCAGGAGCGCCTGAACATCCTGGGCTTCTCCTGCGGCGAGGTCGACGGCTTCTATGGCGCCCACACCGAGGCCGCCGTCAAGCTCTTCCAGGAGAGCGTGGGCACGCTGGCCGACGGCATGGCCTTCCCCGACACTTTTGACGCCATCGAGCGCCTGAAGCACGTCTGGGGCGGCAAGCCCGCAAACGGCCCGCACCCCACCGGCGACATGGGCTTTGCCCGAGCCGCCAACGTGCTGGAGACCTTCCGCATCTCCGTCACCGCGGACGACCCCATCTCCCGCAACGTGGCCGGGCGCGTCTTCAACCTCGCGCACGCCACCTCCGACGCCTGCGGCTTGGAGCTCATTGACTCCGTTGACGCCGCCGGCGCGGACACGCAGGCCATCATCCTGCTGAGTAGCGCGGAGCACCCGCTTGAGGAGGCTCCCTCCATGGGCGCCGTGGTGCTGGACGACACCGACACCCTGCCGCGCCGCCTGCGCACGGCCCTGCAGGGCGCCCGCGAGGTGCCGCCCGTCGTGCGCATCGACCTGCCCGTGGGCAAGGACGCCGGCGACGGCACCTTCACCATCAGTGACGCGCAGACCTTTGCCGTGCTGCTCCTGGACGCCATCTGCGCCGCGTTTGACGGGCTCACGCTATAA
- a CDS encoding nucleoside/nucleotide kinase family protein — MEAKLTVNGFGFVARYGEKDVERVLLPLLMRLTELQAERDRRLIAFLAAPPGAGKSTLAAFMEWLSRRTPEATPLQAVGMDGFHCPNAYLDAHSFVDEDGREVGMRSRKGAPQTFDVEGLRAALADARSDAPAPWPTYSRVMHDVVPASLPIDEKILLVEGNYLLLDEGRWKGLAELADYTVFLSAPEALLRERLVARKVAGGSTPEEARAWYEASDGRNVARVLAHHSPADLELALGADGSLTVA, encoded by the coding sequence ATGGAAGCAAAGCTTACGGTCAACGGATTTGGGTTCGTGGCCCGTTATGGGGAGAAGGACGTGGAGCGCGTTCTTCTCCCCTTGCTTATGCGGCTGACGGAGCTGCAGGCAGAGCGCGACAGACGGCTGATTGCCTTCCTTGCGGCGCCGCCCGGGGCGGGCAAGAGCACGCTTGCGGCCTTTATGGAGTGGCTCAGCCGGCGCACGCCCGAGGCGACGCCGCTGCAGGCCGTGGGCATGGACGGCTTCCACTGCCCCAACGCCTACCTGGACGCGCACTCGTTTGTTGACGAGGACGGGCGCGAGGTGGGCATGCGCAGCCGCAAGGGCGCTCCGCAGACGTTTGACGTCGAGGGGCTCCGCGCCGCGCTAGCGGACGCGCGGAGCGACGCGCCCGCTCCGTGGCCCACCTACTCTCGCGTCATGCACGACGTCGTTCCCGCAAGCCTTCCCATTGACGAGAAGATCCTGCTGGTTGAGGGCAACTACCTGCTGCTTGACGAGGGGCGCTGGAAGGGCCTCGCCGAGCTTGCCGACTACACCGTCTTTCTGAGCGCGCCCGAGGCGCTGCTGCGGGAGCGCCTGGTTGCCCGCAAGGTGGCCGGCGGCTCCACGCCCGAGGAAGCCCGGGCCTGGTACGAGGCAAGCGACGGCCGCAACGTGGCCCGCGTCCTGGCCCACCACTCCCCCGCCGACCTTGAGCTTGCGCTGGGAGCTGACGGCAGCCTCACGGTTGCGTGA
- the gltA gene encoding NADPH-dependent glutamate synthase, with product MPQVQVNGRFVPDMKSPRTADNEEPAAERACDFRPVDKGFTKEMALAEAERCMDCKKPLCVEGCPVNINIPKFIEKIREEDFGGALDIIREESMLPAICGRVCPQENQCEGKCVRGKKSEPVAIGQLERFVGDQPELASKPKMAPKNGKKVAVVGSGPSGITCAGELARNGFDVTVFEAFFTGGGVLVYGIPEFRLPKAVVKREIDGLEELGVKFEYNSVVGNITTADELFEKGFDAIYVATGAGLPKFLNVPGENLPNVFFANEYLTRVNLMKANNFPEYDTPTKHGKNVVVFGGGNVAMDAVRTAKRLGAERAIIAYRRTEDEMPARRAELHHAKAEGVEVMPLVSPLEFVAGEDGTVCAVKVQKMELGEPDESGRRRPVPIEGAIEEIPCDVAISAIGTNANPFAKKIGGKMELNKWGYIVADEETGQTTDPRIWAGGDIVTGAATVILAMGAGKKAAASITKAAAEGQI from the coding sequence ATGCCACAGGTACAGGTAAACGGTCGCTTTGTTCCGGACATGAAGTCCCCGCGCACCGCTGACAACGAGGAGCCGGCCGCCGAGCGCGCCTGCGACTTCCGTCCCGTCGACAAGGGCTTCACCAAGGAGATGGCGCTGGCCGAGGCCGAGCGCTGCATGGACTGCAAGAAGCCGCTCTGCGTCGAGGGTTGCCCGGTCAACATCAACATCCCCAAGTTCATCGAGAAGATCCGCGAGGAGGACTTTGGCGGCGCCCTGGACATCATCCGCGAGGAGTCCATGCTGCCGGCTATCTGCGGCCGCGTCTGCCCGCAGGAGAACCAGTGCGAGGGCAAGTGCGTCCGCGGCAAGAAGTCCGAGCCCGTGGCCATCGGCCAGCTGGAGCGCTTCGTCGGCGACCAGCCCGAGCTTGCCTCAAAGCCCAAGATGGCCCCCAAGAACGGCAAGAAGGTCGCCGTCGTTGGCTCCGGCCCGTCCGGCATCACCTGCGCCGGCGAGCTCGCCCGCAACGGCTTTGACGTCACCGTCTTCGAGGCCTTCTTCACTGGCGGCGGCGTGCTGGTCTACGGCATCCCCGAGTTCCGTCTGCCCAAGGCTGTCGTCAAGCGTGAGATTGACGGCCTTGAGGAGCTGGGCGTCAAGTTTGAGTACAACTCCGTCGTGGGCAACATCACCACGGCCGATGAGCTCTTCGAGAAGGGCTTCGACGCCATCTACGTTGCCACCGGCGCTGGCCTGCCCAAGTTCCTCAACGTCCCCGGCGAGAACCTGCCCAACGTCTTCTTCGCCAACGAGTACCTCACTCGTGTGAACCTGATGAAGGCCAACAACTTCCCGGAGTACGACACCCCCACCAAGCACGGCAAGAACGTCGTGGTCTTTGGTGGCGGCAACGTGGCCATGGACGCTGTCCGCACGGCCAAGCGTCTTGGTGCCGAGCGCGCCATCATCGCCTACCGCCGCACCGAGGACGAGATGCCCGCCCGTCGCGCCGAGCTGCACCACGCCAAGGCTGAGGGCGTCGAGGTCATGCCTCTGGTGTCCCCGCTTGAGTTCGTGGCCGGCGAGGACGGCACCGTCTGCGCCGTCAAGGTCCAGAAGATGGAGCTTGGCGAGCCCGACGAGTCCGGCCGCCGTCGCCCGGTGCCCATCGAGGGCGCCATCGAGGAGATTCCCTGCGACGTTGCCATCTCCGCCATCGGCACCAACGCCAACCCGTTCGCCAAGAAGATCGGCGGCAAGATGGAGCTCAACAAGTGGGGCTACATCGTCGCCGACGAGGAGACCGGCCAGACCACCGATCCCCGCATCTGGGCCGGCGGTGACATCGTGACGGGCGCCGCCACGGTCATCCTGGCCATGGGCGCCGGCAAGAAGGCCGCCGCCAGCATCACCAAGGCTGCCGCCGAGGGCCAGATCTAA
- a CDS encoding sulfide/dihydroorotate dehydrogenase-like FAD/NAD-binding protein encodes MYKILEKTQFSEKVFKFRIEAPEMAKHAHAGQFLMVRANETGERVPFTLAGWNPEEGWVEFIFMVIGKTTEMLSTYEAGDSIKDVTGPLGMPTEMAEGPCAVIGGGVGLAIAFPVAKHLVETGHEVHAIMGARTKDLLLLEDQFRELLDDDHIHITTDDGSYGEKGVVTAPLERLLQDKAVTQVFCVGPVPMMKFSAMTAEKYNTPITASLNPIMVDGTGMCGCCRVEVDGKTKFACVDGPDFDATKVDWNDLRARQAAYRTEEGQSLKAYEEANCACHRYR; translated from the coding sequence ATGTACAAGATCCTCGAAAAGACGCAGTTCTCGGAGAAGGTGTTCAAGTTCCGCATCGAGGCGCCTGAGATGGCCAAGCACGCTCACGCTGGCCAGTTCCTCATGGTCCGCGCCAACGAGACGGGCGAGCGCGTGCCGTTCACCCTGGCGGGCTGGAACCCCGAGGAGGGCTGGGTCGAGTTCATCTTCATGGTGATCGGCAAGACCACCGAGATGCTGTCCACCTACGAGGCCGGAGACTCCATCAAGGACGTCACCGGTCCTCTGGGCATGCCCACCGAGATGGCCGAGGGCCCCTGCGCCGTCATCGGCGGCGGCGTCGGCCTGGCCATTGCCTTCCCGGTTGCCAAGCACCTGGTCGAGACCGGCCACGAGGTGCACGCCATCATGGGCGCCCGCACCAAGGACCTCCTGCTGCTCGAGGACCAGTTCCGCGAGCTGCTGGACGACGACCACATCCACATCACCACCGACGACGGCTCCTACGGCGAGAAGGGCGTGGTCACCGCCCCGCTGGAGCGCCTGCTCCAGGACAAGGCCGTCACGCAGGTCTTCTGCGTTGGCCCCGTCCCCATGATGAAGTTCTCCGCCATGACGGCCGAGAAGTACAACACGCCCATCACCGCCAGCCTCAACCCCATCATGGTTGACGGCACCGGCATGTGCGGCTGCTGCCGCGTCGAGGTCGACGGCAAGACCAAGTTTGCCTGCGTCGACGGCCCCGACTTTGACGCCACCAAGGTCGACTGGAACGACCTTCGCGCGCGTCAGGCCGCGTACCGCACCGAGGAGGGCCAGTCCCTCAAGGCCTATGAGGAGGCGAACTGCGCATGCCACAGGTACAGGTAA
- the pth gene encoding aminoacyl-tRNA hydrolase has product MAKASAAPATIAVVCGLGNPDADYERTRHNAGFATVDVLAARHGVRYWKSEAGAQVASLAWRGADGEQREVLLAKPMSYMNTSGGPLSKLARAHRVAPQQILVVHDEVDLAAGEVRLKLGGGLNAHNGLRSIADKLGSRDFARVQFGIGRPPGKMQVADYVLRELKGGFLDEFNITAERAADLVERVLTEGAK; this is encoded by the coding sequence ATGGCAAAGGCGTCTGCTGCGCCCGCGACCATAGCCGTCGTCTGCGGCCTGGGAAACCCCGACGCAGACTACGAGCGCACCCGCCACAACGCGGGCTTCGCCACCGTCGACGTCCTGGCCGCCCGCCACGGCGTCCGCTACTGGAAGAGCGAGGCCGGGGCCCAGGTGGCGTCTCTCGCCTGGCGCGGGGCCGACGGCGAGCAGCGGGAGGTGCTTCTCGCCAAGCCCATGAGCTACATGAACACCAGCGGAGGCCCGCTCTCAAAGCTGGCCCGCGCCCACCGCGTGGCGCCCCAGCAGATCCTGGTGGTCCACGACGAGGTCGATCTCGCCGCGGGCGAGGTGCGCCTCAAGCTGGGCGGAGGCCTCAACGCCCACAACGGCCTGCGCTCCATTGCCGACAAGCTGGGCAGCCGCGACTTTGCCCGCGTGCAGTTTGGCATTGGCCGCCCGCCCGGAAAGATGCAGGTGGCGGACTATGTCCTGCGCGAGCTCAAGGGCGGCTTCCTCGACGAGTTCAACATCACGGCGGAGCGCGCCGCCGACCTCGTGGAGCGCGTCCTCACGGAAGGCGCCAAGTAG